In the genome of Halapricum salinum, one region contains:
- the hemG gene encoding protoporphyrinogen oxidase → MNVGVIGAGISGLATTHELRERGAGVETFEATGEPGGVMQSCQVDGHLLELGPQRLRGSKLIEDWIDEFDLRRQRFEGHDDQPLYILRDGKLRVAPLSIREAITTDLISWRGKARLLAEPLTAPAQADESVESLFSRKFGEEAARTLFCPLYTGLYGANADKMLVRHSVGKALDRHGIDRSILLAIARKLIDGIDVPPIVSFEDGLQILPEAIAERYSDSIHFETPVEAVREDGDGFEIETSDGTTAVDRVVVTTPAPVTADILDPLDSRLADVIGDLTYNPLAVVHLESAYDREGHGCQILDSEGYETLGMTWNASMLDREGVFTSYLGGSRSPEIVAESDEPLGELAAREFEAITEVSAEPLHVARWDPGMPAYDRTWDALERTSFPEGVHVCATFAERAGIPGRLRDAQRTAEAVLDA, encoded by the coding sequence ATGAACGTCGGTGTAATCGGCGCGGGCATCTCGGGACTGGCAACGACACACGAACTCCGCGAGCGCGGCGCGGGCGTCGAGACCTTCGAGGCCACGGGAGAGCCGGGCGGCGTCATGCAGAGCTGTCAGGTCGACGGACACCTCCTCGAACTCGGCCCGCAGCGCCTGCGCGGGTCGAAACTCATCGAGGACTGGATCGACGAGTTCGACCTCCGCAGGCAGCGCTTCGAGGGCCACGACGACCAGCCACTCTACATCCTGCGCGACGGGAAATTACGGGTCGCTCCCCTCTCCATACGCGAGGCGATCACGACCGATCTCATCTCCTGGCGCGGCAAGGCCCGGCTCCTGGCCGAACCCCTCACTGCGCCGGCTCAGGCTGACGAGAGCGTCGAGTCGCTGTTCTCGCGGAAGTTCGGCGAGGAGGCTGCTCGAACGCTGTTTTGCCCGCTCTACACCGGCCTCTACGGCGCGAACGCCGACAAGATGCTGGTCCGCCACTCCGTCGGGAAGGCACTGGACCGCCACGGGATCGATCGCTCGATCCTGCTGGCGATCGCTCGCAAGCTGATCGACGGAATCGACGTGCCGCCGATCGTCTCCTTCGAGGACGGCCTCCAGATCCTCCCCGAAGCCATCGCCGAGCGCTACAGCGACTCGATCCACTTCGAGACGCCCGTCGAAGCCGTCCGCGAGGACGGCGATGGGTTCGAGATCGAGACAAGCGACGGGACCACCGCGGTCGATCGGGTCGTCGTGACCACACCCGCACCGGTCACCGCCGACATCCTCGACCCACTCGACAGCCGCCTCGCCGACGTCATCGGTGATCTCACGTACAACCCCCTGGCGGTAGTGCACCTCGAATCCGCGTACGACCGCGAGGGCCACGGCTGTCAGATCCTCGACAGCGAGGGTTACGAGACACTGGGGATGACCTGGAACGCCAGCATGCTCGACAGGGAGGGCGTCTTCACTTCCTATCTCGGCGGGTCGCGCTCGCCCGAGATCGTCGCGGAGAGCGACGAACCACTGGGTGAGCTGGCCGCCCGTGAGTTCGAGGCGATCACCGAGGTCTCTGCAGAACCGCTGCACGTCGCACGCTGGGACCCCGGGATGCCGGCCTACGATCGAACCTGGGACGCACTGGAGCGCACGTCATTCCCCGAGGGCGTCCACGTGTGTGCCACCTTCGCCGAACGGGCCGGCATTCCGGGCCGTCTTCGGGACGCCCAGCGGACGGCCGAGGCCGTGCTGGACGCCTAG
- a CDS encoding uroporphyrinogen-III synthase has protein sequence MTDPDPRLRVAVFRPDDDRLEDAVELLDSLGATPVADPMLEVRPADASPRDDADFVVFTSKTGVELVADSGWTPGESTVCAIGESTAAALRAAGYTVDIVPETYTSAGLVAALDGRVDGQLVEVARSDHGSTVLIEGLFDAGAYVHETVLYRLVRPEGAGESAALAAAGDLDVALFTSSLTVEHFLEAAAERGVREAAVAGLNEAVVGTIGAPTRETAASHGIDVDVVPENADFEELACAAVEQASPTFHD, from the coding sequence ATGACTGACCCAGATCCACGACTCCGCGTTGCGGTATTTCGACCGGACGACGACCGACTCGAAGACGCTGTCGAACTGCTCGACTCACTGGGCGCGACACCCGTCGCCGACCCGATGCTCGAAGTCCGGCCCGCCGACGCTTCCCCCCGAGATGATGCCGACTTCGTCGTCTTCACGAGCAAGACCGGCGTCGAACTCGTCGCCGATTCGGGGTGGACGCCCGGCGAGTCGACCGTCTGTGCCATCGGCGAGTCGACGGCCGCCGCACTCCGAGCGGCCGGCTACACCGTCGACATCGTCCCCGAGACCTACACCTCTGCGGGGCTGGTCGCGGCTCTCGACGGCAGGGTCGACGGACAACTCGTCGAAGTCGCCCGTAGCGACCACGGCAGCACCGTATTGATCGAGGGGTTGTTCGACGCCGGCGCCTATGTCCACGAGACAGTGCTCTATCGTCTGGTCCGTCCCGAGGGGGCCGGCGAGTCGGCCGCCCTCGCGGCCGCGGGCGACCTGGACGTCGCACTGTTCACGTCATCGCTCACCGTTGAGCACTTCCTCGAGGCCGCGGCCGAACGGGGGGTTCGGGAGGCAGCCGTCGCCGGCCTGAACGAGGCCGTCGTGGGAACGATCGGCGCTCCGACCCGCGAGACGGCCGCGAGCCACGGCATCGACGTCGACGTCGTTCCCGAGAATGCGGACTTCGAGGAACTGGCCTGTGCGGCCGTCGAGCAAGCTTCGCCGACCTTTCACGATTGA
- the cobA gene encoding uroporphyrinogen-III C-methyltransferase — protein MSDAGERGKVYLVGSGPGDPEYLTVKARRLLREADVVLHDKLPGPNIIALIPEHARVDVGKRAHGERTPQSAINLAMVEHAREGKTVVRLKGGDPTVFARGGEEMTYLAEHGIPFEIVPGMTSAIAGPGVAGIPITHRDYASSVTIVTGHEDPTKDESAVDWETLAAAGGTIVVLMGVTRLPQYTQALIDAGMDPETPVAMVERATWPDQQVATGTLETIVEARDEVGITPPALTIIGGVAGIREDVRNSLEGNDD, from the coding sequence ATGAGCGACGCCGGTGAGCGAGGCAAAGTCTACCTCGTCGGGAGCGGTCCCGGCGATCCCGAGTACCTCACGGTGAAGGCGCGCCGCCTGCTCCGTGAGGCCGACGTCGTCCTCCACGACAAGCTCCCGGGTCCGAACATCATCGCGCTCATTCCAGAGCACGCCCGCGTCGACGTTGGAAAGCGCGCCCACGGCGAGCGCACGCCCCAGTCGGCGATCAACCTCGCGATGGTCGAACACGCCCGCGAGGGCAAGACTGTCGTCCGACTCAAGGGCGGCGATCCCACCGTCTTCGCCCGCGGTGGCGAGGAGATGACCTACCTCGCCGAGCACGGCATCCCCTTCGAGATCGTCCCCGGGATGACTTCGGCCATCGCCGGCCCCGGGGTCGCTGGCATCCCGATCACCCACCGCGACTACGCTTCCAGCGTGACGATCGTCACTGGCCACGAAGACCCCACGAAAGACGAGTCAGCGGTCGACTGGGAGACACTCGCAGCGGCCGGCGGTACCATCGTCGTCCTGATGGGTGTCACCCGTCTCCCACAGTACACCCAGGCGCTGATCGACGCCGGGATGGACCCCGAGACGCCGGTGGCGATGGTCGAACGTGCGACCTGGCCCGACCAGCAGGTCGCCACTGGCACACTCGAAACGATCGTCGAGGCCCGCGACGAGGTGGGGATCACTCCACCTGCGCTGACGATCATCGGCGGGGTCGCGGGTATCCGCGAAGACGTACGCAATTCCCTGGAGGGAAACGATGACTGA
- the hemC gene encoding hydroxymethylbilane synthase, producing the protein MTSRGRTLRLATRGSDLALRQAYAVKETLETRRRSVELVEVETTGDQVRDELIHRLGKTGAFVRSLDQKVMDGEVDAAVHSMKDMPTEMPEELVVAGVPGRADAGDLLVTPDGKTLDELPEGAVVGTSSLRRGAQLQAERPDLDIEPLRGNVDTRLQKLLAPGLQREHEDRSDADKEGKEKVDDEDYEFPYDRTVEEWFDDLAEIERLALERDVDVAYDAIVLAAAGLDRIGLRHHVHATELDPERFVPAPGQGALAVTALDGETAEEINDAIDHPPTRVATTVERTVLATLGGGCIAPIGVHATLQGSVVRVTARVLSQDGSEEVAATRDLPAHRHPKAAREFADDLREEGAAELIEQATREAEETDTAARGGEADEE; encoded by the coding sequence ATGACCTCTCGCGGCAGGACACTTCGACTCGCGACTCGCGGCTCCGATCTCGCTCTCCGGCAGGCCTACGCGGTCAAAGAGACACTCGAAACCAGACGCCGCTCGGTCGAACTCGTGGAAGTCGAGACCACGGGCGACCAGGTCCGGGACGAACTGATCCACCGCCTCGGCAAGACCGGCGCGTTCGTCCGCAGTCTCGACCAGAAAGTCATGGACGGCGAGGTCGACGCGGCCGTCCACTCGATGAAGGACATGCCGACCGAGATGCCCGAAGAACTCGTCGTCGCGGGCGTCCCCGGCCGCGCCGACGCGGGCGACCTGCTGGTGACGCCCGACGGCAAGACCCTCGACGAACTCCCCGAAGGCGCAGTCGTCGGGACGTCCAGCCTGCGCCGCGGCGCACAACTGCAGGCCGAACGGCCCGACCTCGATATCGAACCGCTCCGGGGCAACGTCGACACGCGACTCCAGAAATTGCTCGCGCCGGGGCTCCAGCGCGAACACGAGGACCGGAGCGACGCCGACAAGGAAGGTAAAGAAAAGGTCGACGACGAGGACTACGAGTTCCCCTACGACCGCACGGTCGAGGAGTGGTTCGACGACCTCGCGGAGATCGAACGGCTCGCGCTCGAACGCGATGTCGACGTCGCGTACGACGCCATCGTCCTCGCCGCGGCGGGCCTCGACCGGATCGGCCTTCGCCACCACGTCCATGCCACGGAACTCGATCCCGAGCGGTTCGTCCCCGCGCCTGGGCAGGGCGCACTCGCAGTCACCGCACTCGACGGCGAGACGGCCGAGGAGATCAACGACGCCATCGATCACCCGCCGACCAGAGTCGCGACTACAGTCGAGCGCACGGTTCTGGCGACGCTGGGCGGTGGCTGTATCGCGCCCATCGGCGTCCACGCGACCCTTCAGGGGAGTGTCGTCCGTGTGACGGCTCGGGTCTTGAGCCAGGATGGCAGCGAGGAGGTCGCGGCGACCAGGGACCTGCCGGCCCATCGCCATCCGAAAGCAGCCCGCGAGTTCGCCGACGACCTCCGCGAAGAGGGCGCGGCCGAGTTGATCGAACAGGCCACCCGAGAAGCCGAGGAGACGGACACTGCGGCCCGCGGCGGGGAGGCAGACGAGGAATGA
- a CDS encoding CDP-2,3-bis-(O-geranylgeranyl)-sn-glycerol synthase: MEPIETVVVAFWAMLPAYVPNNAAVLFGGGRPIDAGRTWGDRRLLGDGKTWRGTLGGTLTGVALALGLNAIQPSAADTLGFAIPEFPIVAAITLAGGAMLGDITASFLKRRSGRERGAAFPGLDQLDFVVGALLPTALAVPGWFGETFTIPVLVVVIVVTPILHVGTNVIAYRLGLKDEPW; this comes from the coding sequence ATGGAGCCTATCGAGACAGTCGTCGTCGCGTTCTGGGCGATGTTGCCCGCCTACGTCCCGAACAACGCCGCCGTCCTCTTCGGCGGCGGCCGACCGATCGACGCCGGCCGAACCTGGGGCGACCGCCGTCTCCTCGGTGACGGCAAGACCTGGCGCGGGACCCTCGGCGGCACCCTCACGGGCGTCGCCCTCGCCCTCGGCCTCAACGCGATCCAGCCCAGCGCAGCCGACACCCTCGGCTTCGCGATTCCCGAGTTCCCGATCGTCGCCGCGATCACGCTGGCTGGTGGGGCAATGTTGGGAGACATCACGGCCTCGTTTCTCAAGCGCCGGTCGGGCCGTGAGCGCGGTGCGGCCTTCCCGGGACTCGACCAGTTGGATTTCGTCGTCGGCGCCCTCCTCCCGACTGCCCTCGCCGTCCCGGGCTGGTTCGGCGAGACGTTCACAATCCCGGTGCTGGTCGTCGTGATCGTGGTGACCCCGATTTTGCACGTCGGGACGAACGTGATCGCGTACAGACTCGGGCTCAAAGACGAACCCTGGTAG
- a CDS encoding proline dehydrogenase family protein, with protein MIPPLARRFVAGETEATALEHARQLNQRDVGAILNLLGEHYHSRPPADRDTDTYCRLVEDIGNTNLEACISVKPSQLGLDIEAGVFRANLERIVETAASEGVFVWIDMEDHTTTDVTLDAFETLARESDAGVGVCVQANLERTPKDLEVLATVPGKVRLVKGAYDPPEGVGFTEKSRVDEAYRSCLETMFETFEEGIAVGSHDPAMIDYAAELHAEYGTPYEVQMLMGVREDAQTDLARERAVWQYVPYGGKWLSYFYRRVRERKENALFAARALLSG; from the coding sequence ATGATACCGCCACTCGCGCGGCGGTTCGTCGCGGGCGAGACGGAAGCGACGGCCCTCGAACACGCCCGACAGTTGAACCAGCGAGACGTCGGCGCGATACTGAATCTCCTGGGCGAACACTACCACTCCAGACCGCCGGCAGACAGAGACACTGACACCTACTGCCGGCTCGTCGAGGACATCGGGAACACGAATCTGGAGGCCTGTATCTCGGTCAAACCCTCGCAACTGGGCCTCGATATCGAGGCAGGCGTCTTCCGGGCGAACCTCGAACGGATCGTCGAGACAGCAGCGAGTGAGGGCGTCTTCGTCTGGATCGACATGGAGGATCACACGACGACCGACGTGACCCTCGATGCGTTCGAGACACTGGCCCGCGAGTCCGACGCTGGCGTCGGCGTCTGCGTGCAGGCCAACCTCGAACGCACCCCGAAAGACCTGGAAGTGCTGGCGACTGTCCCCGGAAAAGTCCGACTGGTCAAGGGCGCGTACGACCCGCCCGAAGGCGTCGGCTTCACCGAGAAATCCCGGGTCGACGAGGCCTATCGGTCGTGTCTGGAGACGATGTTCGAGACCTTCGAGGAGGGGATCGCCGTCGGGAGTCACGATCCGGCGATGATCGACTACGCCGCCGAGTTGCACGCGGAGTACGGCACGCCCTACGAGGTCCAAATGTTGATGGGCGTGCGCGAGGACGCCCAGACCGATCTCGCCCGCGAGCGGGCGGTCTGGCAGTACGTCCCCTACGGCGGGAAGTGGCTGTCGTACTTCTACCGGCGAGTGCGCGAGCGAAAGGAGAATGCACTGTTCGCGGCGCGAGCGCTCCTCTCGGGATGA
- a CDS encoding DUF502 domain-containing protein: MSATWKRDFASGLVILVPIIVTLYIIAYLYGVIASTPFLVLIDAALLEQFLPAGLVTPRTVTFTRVLLTVFVFILMVFSVGYLMRTAIGTLVEAGIDDLMNRLPGLRVVYNASKMAVETALGGTDELQEPVKIETWDGLRMTAFKTGQRAADGRELLFLPTAPNITTGFVIEVEPDQYEETDETVEDALTRILSAGFGEANDKEVSLEMLAGKSDDDSGDQT; this comes from the coding sequence ATGTCGGCGACTTGGAAGCGTGATTTCGCGAGCGGACTGGTGATCCTGGTCCCGATCATCGTCACGCTCTACATCATCGCGTACCTCTACGGCGTCATCGCGTCGACGCCGTTTCTGGTCCTCATCGACGCGGCGCTACTCGAACAGTTCCTCCCGGCCGGCCTCGTCACGCCCCGGACGGTCACGTTCACGCGGGTATTGCTGACCGTCTTCGTGTTCATCCTGATGGTGTTCTCGGTGGGCTATCTCATGCGGACCGCGATCGGAACCCTCGTCGAGGCCGGGATCGACGATCTGATGAATAGATTACCCGGTCTTCGAGTCGTCTACAACGCCTCGAAGATGGCCGTCGAGACGGCTCTCGGCGGGACAGACGAACTCCAGGAGCCGGTGAAAATCGAGACCTGGGACGGCCTGCGGATGACCGCGTTCAAGACCGGGCAGCGCGCCGCAGACGGCCGCGAGTTGCTCTTTCTACCCACAGCGCCGAACATCACGACCGGATTCGTCATCGAGGTCGAACCCGACCAGTACGAAGAGACCGACGAGACCGTCGAGGACGCCCTGACGCGGATCCTCAGCGCCGGCTTCGGCGAAGCCAACGACAAGGAAGTCTCCCTGGAGATGCTGGCCGGCAAAAGCGACGACGACAGCGGCGATCAGACGTAG
- a CDS encoding branched-chain amino acid transaminase, translating to MTDRPEMFEGVEEIWMDGEFVDFEDAQVHVLTHALHYGTGVFEGVRCYDTAEGPAIFRWEEHLDRLFNSAEVYDIDIPFSKRELDEATRELIDREGLQSCYIRPIAFYGYGPLGLNPGKSPEQVAIAVWPWGAYLGEEALEEGVDTAISSWRKYASSQIPTNAKTTGTYVNSVLASLEAKGNGYEEAIVLNKEGNVAEGPGENLFLVRDGEIYTTGLAESILDGITRRTVIELARDMGYTVHDDATISRGELYTADELFFTGTAAEVTPIRTVDDNEIGKGTKGPITDEIQTRFFEVVEEGEPERWFDYV from the coding sequence ATGACAGACCGACCCGAGATGTTCGAGGGCGTCGAGGAGATCTGGATGGACGGCGAGTTCGTCGACTTCGAGGACGCGCAGGTCCACGTCCTGACCCACGCGCTGCACTACGGGACTGGCGTCTTCGAGGGCGTCCGCTGTTACGACACCGCCGAGGGGCCGGCGATCTTCCGCTGGGAGGAACACCTCGATCGCCTGTTCAACTCCGCGGAGGTCTACGACATCGACATCCCCTTCTCGAAACGCGAACTCGACGAGGCGACGCGCGAACTGATCGACCGTGAGGGGCTGCAATCGTGTTACATCCGCCCGATCGCATTCTACGGATACGGTCCGCTCGGGCTCAATCCCGGGAAATCCCCCGAGCAGGTCGCCATTGCGGTCTGGCCGTGGGGCGCGTATCTGGGCGAGGAAGCGCTCGAAGAGGGCGTCGACACCGCCATCTCTTCGTGGCGAAAGTACGCCTCCAGTCAGATCCCGACCAACGCCAAGACGACGGGGACGTACGTCAACAGCGTCCTCGCCAGCCTGGAAGCCAAGGGCAACGGCTACGAGGAGGCGATCGTCCTCAACAAGGAGGGCAACGTCGCCGAGGGCCCCGGCGAGAACCTCTTTCTCGTCCGGGACGGCGAGATCTACACGACTGGACTCGCGGAATCGATCCTCGACGGGATCACCCGCCGTACCGTGATCGAACTCGCCCGAGACATGGGATACACCGTTCACGACGACGCCACCATCTCCCGTGGCGAACTCTATACCGCCGACGAACTGTTCTTCACGGGCACGGCGGCGGAGGTCACACCGATCCGAACTGTCGACGACAACGAGATCGGCAAGGGCACGAAGGGCCCGATCACCGACGAGATTCAGACGCGCTTCTTCGAGGTCGTCGAGGAAGGCGAGCCCGAACGCTGGTTCGACTACGTCTGA
- a CDS encoding outer membrane protein assembly factor BamB family protein — MSSRRSYLLALAGVLAGCSTGERESPPTSDRTTRLSETPTPTTRRPTARSTPQETPEPTDTPRPLPDEEIDVQRRTARHPRLRWSMQLSEPVQHPPAHDPRTGRVYVGAGPPSFAPVGSDDPDPFGGVVAFESTDGTVAWRSVTRAPVANPPFVHDGRVHLTTASNSYRDRPRVVAFDQGGTRQWERTDLFTPHFVAGRDGTVFAGDSTDAPRSSGRTLYALAPDGSIEWESEAGDAMGAQLVDGRLLYRAGVQAMAAYDPATGDRHWQREGRGLRAPNEPPLVAGGHCFVTPPELDDEGAIIARSVATGAEQWRYDPPWTDNFVPTAVAALPTPADADYSIVCTEYGGTVFALDDTGSERWRFGMEATNNAGPIVGESVYVTDDTATLYALDPADGSERWRQSVPDLAAPIATADGPLVFESSEERSVLLSYGSDGAERWRFESDRFLHEPIVTGNRAYATARDGSVFAFDLS; from the coding sequence ATGTCGAGCCGACGATCGTATCTCCTCGCGCTTGCAGGTGTTCTCGCTGGCTGTTCGACCGGGGAACGAGAGTCGCCGCCCACCTCCGATCGAACCACAAGGCTGTCAGAGACGCCGACACCGACGACCCGGCGACCGACAGCCCGTTCCACGCCCCAGGAGACACCCGAACCAACGGACACACCACGCCCGTTGCCCGATGAGGAGATCGACGTCCAGCGGCGCACCGCTCGACACCCACGTCTCCGCTGGTCGATGCAACTTTCCGAACCCGTTCAACATCCGCCGGCTCACGATCCGCGAACCGGCCGGGTCTACGTCGGGGCAGGCCCCCCATCGTTCGCACCCGTTGGTTCTGATGACCCCGATCCGTTCGGCGGTGTCGTGGCGTTCGAAAGCACGGACGGCACCGTCGCGTGGCGGTCGGTCACCAGAGCACCCGTCGCGAATCCGCCGTTCGTACACGACGGACGCGTCCACCTCACCACGGCGAGTAATTCATACCGTGATCGGCCCCGAGTCGTCGCGTTCGACCAGGGCGGAACTCGGCAGTGGGAACGAACTGACCTCTTCACGCCTCACTTCGTCGCAGGGCGGGACGGGACAGTGTTCGCAGGCGACAGTACCGACGCGCCCCGCTCCAGCGGCCGGACGCTGTACGCACTCGCTCCCGACGGTTCTATCGAGTGGGAATCCGAGGCCGGCGATGCGATGGGCGCACAACTCGTCGATGGACGATTGCTCTATCGAGCCGGGGTGCAAGCGATGGCCGCATACGATCCCGCGACCGGGGATCGACACTGGCAACGGGAGGGCCGGGGGCTTCGAGCACCGAACGAACCGCCGCTCGTCGCTGGCGGTCACTGTTTCGTCACACCGCCGGAACTCGACGACGAGGGGGCCATCATCGCCCGCTCGGTCGCGACCGGGGCCGAGCAGTGGCGCTACGATCCGCCGTGGACCGACAACTTCGTCCCGACCGCAGTCGCAGCCTTGCCGACGCCAGCCGACGCGGACTATTCGATCGTCTGTACGGAGTACGGCGGGACGGTGTTCGCACTCGACGATACGGGCAGCGAACGCTGGCGTTTCGGGATGGAGGCGACGAACAACGCCGGTCCGATCGTCGGCGAATCGGTCTACGTCACCGACGACACCGCGACCCTGTACGCGCTCGATCCGGCCGACGGGAGCGAGCGCTGGCGACAGTCGGTCCCTGATCTGGCCGCCCCAATCGCGACCGCCGATGGGCCACTGGTGTTCGAGTCGAGCGAGGAGCGATCTGTCTTGCTCTCGTATGGCTCAGATGGGGCTGAACGCTGGCGCTTCGAGAGCGATCGGTTCCTTCACGAACCGATCGTCACCGGTAATCGAGCGTACGCCACCGCTCGTGATGGGTCGGTATTCGCGTTCGATCTATCCTGA
- a CDS encoding NAD-dependent epimerase/dehydratase family protein, translated as MAIDTVVVTGGSGTIGKATLAELNDHGFQTVNCNRGKPSGGPEDAYRTTDLTDPGEVYGSLSAAEPDAVVHLGMLPTPDHHPEHAVFESNAMSSYYVLEAVQALGVESVVLASSLSAMGAGFESEPLAPAFLPIDESIDLTPSNPYGMGKQTLETVAAGFGRRDRSPRTVTSLRFPWVTSREEQWETFVQADRRLQGIEAAGRMHADHNTLFSYLDIDDAARAVRLAAEADFEGHEPIFLSAPNTSCETPTSEVIERRYPGAEVRTDFGGHEALIDTQRAEEVLGWEPRNSWREL; from the coding sequence ATGGCTATCGACACCGTCGTCGTCACCGGCGGCAGCGGTACGATCGGGAAGGCCACCCTCGCCGAACTGAACGACCACGGTTTCCAGACTGTGAACTGCAACCGCGGCAAACCTTCGGGCGGGCCCGAAGACGCCTATCGAACCACGGATCTCACCGACCCAGGAGAGGTCTACGGCTCACTCTCCGCCGCCGAACCCGACGCTGTGGTCCACCTGGGGATGCTCCCGACGCCGGATCACCATCCCGAACACGCGGTCTTCGAGAGCAACGCGATGAGTTCCTACTACGTACTCGAAGCTGTCCAGGCGCTCGGCGTCGAGTCAGTGGTGCTGGCGTCGAGTCTCAGCGCGATGGGCGCAGGTTTCGAATCCGAGCCGCTGGCACCCGCGTTTCTGCCGATCGACGAGTCGATCGATCTGACGCCCTCGAACCCCTACGGAATGGGCAAGCAGACTCTGGAGACGGTCGCTGCTGGCTTCGGCCGTCGGGATCGGTCGCCGCGGACGGTCACCTCGTTGCGGTTCCCGTGGGTGACCTCCCGGGAGGAGCAGTGGGAGACGTTCGTCCAGGCCGACCGCCGACTGCAGGGGATCGAGGCCGCGGGCCGGATGCACGCCGACCACAACACGCTCTTTTCGTATCTCGATATCGACGACGCCGCCCGCGCGGTCCGGCTGGCCGCCGAGGCCGACTTCGAGGGCCACGAACCGATCTTCCTCTCTGCGCCGAATACCTCCTGTGAGACGCCGACGAGCGAGGTGATCGAGCGACGCTATCCCGGGGCCGAGGTGCGGACGGACTTCGGGGGCCACGAGGCGCTGATCGACACGCAGCGGGCAGAGGAGGTGCTGGGGTGGGAGCCTCGGAACTCCTGGCGGGAGCTGTAG
- the ribB gene encoding 3,4-dihydroxy-2-butanone-4-phosphate synthase — protein MSTSDDFPTAAASIDHAITAFREGQPVLVHDAADREGETDLIYPAGAVTPEAVARMRNDAGGLVCVALADSVAATFDLPFAQELLDHPTAADHELGYDERSSFSLTVNHRDTYTGITDEDRALTITALADAAADPADFDFAGSFRSPGHVHLLRAAPGLLADRKGHTELGIALAEAAGLPSAVVVCEMLDDETGLARSPADAREYAAEHDLVYVEGRDLVEQLG, from the coding sequence ATGTCCACGAGTGACGATTTCCCCACCGCCGCAGCGAGCATCGACCACGCGATCACCGCGTTCCGCGAGGGCCAGCCGGTCCTCGTCCACGACGCCGCCGACCGAGAGGGCGAGACTGACCTGATCTACCCCGCCGGCGCGGTGACACCCGAGGCGGTCGCCCGGATGCGAAACGACGCCGGTGGATTGGTCTGTGTCGCGCTCGCCGATAGCGTAGCCGCGACCTTCGATCTGCCCTTCGCCCAGGAGCTGCTCGACCATCCGACCGCGGCGGATCACGAACTCGGCTACGACGAGCGCTCGTCGTTCTCGCTGACGGTCAACCACCGCGATACGTACACTGGAATCACCGACGAGGACCGCGCGCTGACGATCACCGCACTCGCCGACGCCGCGGCCGATCCCGCCGACTTCGACTTTGCGGGGTCGTTCCGCTCGCCCGGCCACGTCCACTTGCTCCGGGCCGCGCCCGGATTGCTCGCCGACCGGAAAGGGCACACCGAACTCGGGATCGCGCTCGCCGAGGCTGCTGGCTTGCCGTCGGCGGTCGTCGTCTGTGAGATGCTCGACGACGAGACCGGCCTCGCGCGCTCGCCCGCCGACGCCCGCGAATACGCGGCCGAACACGATCTCGTCTACGTCGAGGGCCGGGATCTGGTCGAGCAGCTTGGTTGA
- a CDS encoding DUF120 domain-containing protein: MDLSGRTVGYDELRTLKMLALAGALGGESKVSCSGLAGKLDASTQTASRRLQRLDEEGLVEREIVSDGQWVSITSEGEALLQREYAHYQRIFESQVGVTLTGALTSGMNEGGHYITLPGYMRQFTEKLGYEPFAGTLNVDLDAESVRERARMDALDPTVIEGWEDEERTYGPAYCYPATVEFDAGTYDQAHVIAPERTHHGDDQLEVIAPDKLREQFDADDGDTITIHVHE; the protein is encoded by the coding sequence ATGGACCTGTCGGGACGGACTGTCGGATATGACGAACTCCGGACGCTGAAGATGCTGGCACTGGCCGGAGCGCTGGGCGGGGAGTCGAAAGTCTCCTGTTCGGGACTGGCTGGCAAACTCGACGCCTCGACACAGACCGCCTCACGGCGTCTCCAGCGTCTCGACGAGGAGGGGCTGGTCGAGCGCGAGATCGTCAGCGACGGCCAGTGGGTCTCGATCACCAGCGAAGGTGAGGCGCTGCTCCAGCGGGAGTACGCACACTACCAGCGCATCTTCGAGTCCCAGGTCGGCGTGACGCTCACGGGCGCGCTCACGAGCGGGATGAACGAGGGCGGCCACTACATCACACTGCCTGGCTATATGCGCCAGTTCACCGAAAAGCTGGGCTACGAACCGTTTGCGGGGACGCTGAACGTCGATCTCGACGCCGAGAGCGTCCGCGAGCGTGCTCGGATGGATGCACTCGATCCGACCGTCATCGAGGGCTGGGAGGACGAGGAACGAACCTACGGGCCGGCCTACTGCTACCCCGCGACGGTCGAGTTCGACGCCGGGACCTACGACCAGGCCCACGTCATCGCACCCGAGCGCACCCATCACGGCGACGACCAGCTCGAAGTGATCGCGCCCGACAAACTCCGCGAGCAATTCGACGCCGACGACGGCGACACCATCACTATCCATGTCCACGAGTGA